From the genome of Ptychodera flava strain L36383 chromosome 22, AS_Pfla_20210202, whole genome shotgun sequence, one region includes:
- the LOC139122510 gene encoding synaptopodin 2-like protein isoform X2 has translation MVKGQVLRVHLTGGAPWGFRLQGGAGTDQPVTISRIRRRSKAHLAKLQEGDEITLINGRTCKDITRDQAMTYIDNATESLDLEIVRGEPNNNKPGAVNGTPVPQGSSTSKTTTTTTTVIKSQDPGDERGTIEFDIKVPKFSPAPQTTVTTKPGVWTPPSLQQQQKPQPEVHKSAVTIKETVTTTHETPKSKAPVPQFVVSKTTSTAAKPGVWQPGGGSSTPKHQPVEVEFTISPGIGSLDSGLSQTPITPYSPITANDTQEEPPNDEIDAKKNPSILDDPSLILAGLAPGQKSDSAIETKKKAKDKIKMQRPYSFHGYSSEPDVDITVDDQKKICKQIADLLMFPINKQARGARMFAKRRKKAAKYTVEGFGQKPVDEYDTESMPDLYQPTTPGTPFNPMTPQAPPPPPLYDSDEDFDPSKPLFQFRIPNISPSAAPVTPKAPRTITIEPTNFNINLRDPTKCEHKAVTPDLCGLLAQDLKSRGGRAQQMFAKRQKRVQKYVLDDTGKGKAPEPARGEEETDSAAPKGGIKITLKSIAKLEDKPSDQRPQLAKHKTPWEAAMESPQGSVDKAFDHIETGPTKVQVNIPKHMIPKVQPPPPAPKPKPSSPGMPQAPVASPAITPHSAAPKFRPSYNASPHSNETVSPFKITPLADVKPFDQNYNRKPRGWAPVTAAGGDRSQGSPAPSDSSSLTDSLPSLGLPRQPRTSPSPFIDYNPKPRAWTPGSTENSTSSHEYHAVKPVLNAPNPIAPAMMESEDL, from the exons ATTCGTCGAAGAAGCAAGGCTCATCTGGCCAAACTACAGGAAGGTGATGAGATTACGCTAATCAATGGACGTACATGTAAGGACATAACGCGTGACCAAGCGATGACTTATATCGACAATGCTACTGAGAGCCTCGATTTGGAAATTGTCAG AGGAGAACCAAACAACAATAAACCAGGCGCAGTCAATGGTACGCCAGTTCCACAAGGATCATCAACATCgaaaacaacaacgacaacgaCAACCGTAATCAAGTCACAGGATCCAG GGGACGAAAGGGGTACGATAGAATTTGATATTAAAGTACCAAAATTCTCGCCAGCTCCTCAGACGACTGTAACAACCAAACCAGGCGTATGGACGCCACCATCACTCCAACAGCAACAGAAACCTCAACCGGAGGTACACAAGTCCGCCGTGACCATCAAAGAAACTGTCACCACAACACATGAGACGCCGAAAAGCAAGGCGCCAGTGCCCCAATTCGTCGTCTCGAAGACAACAAGCACCGCTGCTAAACCCGGTGTTTGGCAGCCGGGTGGGGGCAGCAGCACACCTAAGCATCAGCCAGTCGAAGTGGAGTTCACCATCTCGCCTGGAATTGGTTCTCTCGACAGCGGGCTCAGCCAGACGCCCATCACTCCATACTCTCCGATAACTGCAAACGACACACAGGAGGAACCGCCTAATGATGAGATCGACGCGAAGAAGAATCCAAGCATTCTTGATGATCCAAGCCTTATCCTTGCTGGTCTTGCACCAGGACAAAAGTCAGACTCAGCTATTGAAACCAAGAAGAAAGCAAAAGACAAAA TTAAAATGCAGAGACCGTACTCGTTCCACGGATACAGCAGCGAACCCGACGTCGACATCACGGTAGACGATCAGAAGAAGATATGCAAACAGATCGCGGACTTGCTGATGTTTCCGATAAACAAGCAGGCCAGGGGTGCGCGCATGTTCGCCAAGAGGAGGAAGAAGGCTGCCAAATATACAGTGGAAGGGTTCGGCCAGAAGCCAGTCGACGAATACGACACCGAGTCTATGCCAGATCTGTACCAACCAACCACTCCTGGTACACCGTTCAATCCTATGACGCCACAAGCGCCACCACCACCGCCACTGTATGACAGCGATGAAGATTTCGATCCCTCGAAACCACTCTTCCAGTTCCGAATACCAAATATATCGCCCTCTGCCGCACCTGTCACACCGAAGGCTCCGCGCACCATAACCATAGAACCTACGAACTTTAACATAAATTTGAGAGATCCCACGAAATGCGAGCATAAGGCGGTAACACCAGACCTCTGCGGTTTGCTGGCCCAGGATCTGAAATCGAGAGGCGGTCGAGCGCAACAGATGTTCGCTAAGAGACAAAAGCGTGTACAAAAGTATGTGCTTGACGATACCGGCAAAGGGAAGGCTCCCGAACCTGCCAGAGGCGAAGAAGAAACCGACAGTGCTGCACCTAAGGGAGGTATCAAAATAACTTTGAAGAGTATAGCCAAGTTAGAAGATAAACCTTCCGATCAGCGACCGCAGCTAGCCAAGCACAAAACACCATGGGAAGCTGCCATGGAGTCACCTCAAGGATCTGTGGATAAGGCTTTTGATCACATCGAAACTGGGCCAACGAAAGTCCAAGTCAATATACCGAAGCACATGATACCAAAAGTGCAGCCACCACCGCCAGCACCTAAACCCAAGCCATCATCGCCAGGAATGCCACAAGCTCCAGTTGCATCGCCTGCCATAACTCCGCATTCTGCAGCACCCAAATTTAGACCATCTTATAACGCAAGTCCCCATAGCAACGAGACTGTAAGTCCCTTCAAGATAACACCGCTCGCCGACGTCAAACCATTTGACCAAAATTACAATAGAAAGCCGCGTGGTTGGGCACCGGTCACCGCAGCAGGCGGAGATCGCTCCCAAGGTTCGCCTGCTCCATCCGATAGCTCCAGTCTGACAGATTCGTTACCATCGCTAGGGTTGCCAAGGCAGCCACGTACTTCTCCATCGCCGTTCATAGACTATAATCCTAAGCCGAGAGCATGGACGCCAGGGAGCACTGAAAATTCTACATCGTCTCACGAATATCATGCGGTCAAGCCAGTATTAAATGCTCCAAATCCAATCGCACCAGCGATGATGGAAAGCGAAGACCTGTAA
- the LOC139122510 gene encoding uncharacterized protein isoform X3 yields the protein MSDDFERGEPNNNKPGAVNGTPVPQGSSTSKTTTTTTTVIKSQDPGVVTDSQRVRKRTEIQVKSVGGHTKKTVTETVTESRGDELSTQTKQETRTMTESDNIVINGDERGTIEFDIKVPKFSPAPQTTVTTKPGVWTPPSLQQQQKPQPEVHKSAVTIKETVTTTHETPKSKAPVPQFVVSKTTSTAAKPGVWQPGGGSSTPKHQPVEVEFTISPGIGSLDSGLSQTPITPYSPITANDTQEEPPNDEIDAKKNPSILDDPSLILAGLAPGQKSDSAIETKKKAKDKIKMQRPYSFHGYSSEPDVDITVDDQKKICKQIADLLMFPINKQARGARMFAKRRKKAAKYTVEGFGQKPVDEYDTESMPDLYQPTTPGTPFNPMTPQAPPPPPLYDSDEDFDPSKPLFQFRIPNISPSAAPVTPKAPRTITIEPTNFNINLRDPTKCEHKAVTPDLCGLLAQDLKSRGGRAQQMFAKRQKRVQKYVLDDTGKGKAPEPARGEEETDSAAPKGGIKITLKSIAKLEDKPSDQRPQLAKHKTPWEAAMESPQGSVDKAFDHIETGPTKVQVNIPKHMIPKVQPPPPAPKPKPSSPGMPQAPVASPAITPHSAAPKFRPSYNASPHSNETVSPFKITPLADVKPFDQNYNRKPRGWAPVTAAGGDRSQGSPAPSDSSSLTDSLPSLGLPRQPRTSPSPFIDYNPKPRAWTPGSTENSTSSHEYHAVKPVLNAPNPIAPAMMESEDL from the exons ATGTCTGATGATTTTGAAAG AGGAGAACCAAACAACAATAAACCAGGCGCAGTCAATGGTACGCCAGTTCCACAAGGATCATCAACATCgaaaacaacaacgacaacgaCAACCGTAATCAAGTCACAGGATCCAG GCGTGGTAACTGATTCCCAGCGTGTGAGGAAGAGAACCGAAATCCAAGTGAAATCTGTTGGTGGACACACCAAAAAGACAGTCACCGAAACGGTGACAGAGAGCCGTGGAGACGAGCTGTCCACGCAGACCAAACAGGAAACTCGAACAATGACCGAATCTGACAATATTGTGATCAATG GGGACGAAAGGGGTACGATAGAATTTGATATTAAAGTACCAAAATTCTCGCCAGCTCCTCAGACGACTGTAACAACCAAACCAGGCGTATGGACGCCACCATCACTCCAACAGCAACAGAAACCTCAACCGGAGGTACACAAGTCCGCCGTGACCATCAAAGAAACTGTCACCACAACACATGAGACGCCGAAAAGCAAGGCGCCAGTGCCCCAATTCGTCGTCTCGAAGACAACAAGCACCGCTGCTAAACCCGGTGTTTGGCAGCCGGGTGGGGGCAGCAGCACACCTAAGCATCAGCCAGTCGAAGTGGAGTTCACCATCTCGCCTGGAATTGGTTCTCTCGACAGCGGGCTCAGCCAGACGCCCATCACTCCATACTCTCCGATAACTGCAAACGACACACAGGAGGAACCGCCTAATGATGAGATCGACGCGAAGAAGAATCCAAGCATTCTTGATGATCCAAGCCTTATCCTTGCTGGTCTTGCACCAGGACAAAAGTCAGACTCAGCTATTGAAACCAAGAAGAAAGCAAAAGACAAAA TTAAAATGCAGAGACCGTACTCGTTCCACGGATACAGCAGCGAACCCGACGTCGACATCACGGTAGACGATCAGAAGAAGATATGCAAACAGATCGCGGACTTGCTGATGTTTCCGATAAACAAGCAGGCCAGGGGTGCGCGCATGTTCGCCAAGAGGAGGAAGAAGGCTGCCAAATATACAGTGGAAGGGTTCGGCCAGAAGCCAGTCGACGAATACGACACCGAGTCTATGCCAGATCTGTACCAACCAACCACTCCTGGTACACCGTTCAATCCTATGACGCCACAAGCGCCACCACCACCGCCACTGTATGACAGCGATGAAGATTTCGATCCCTCGAAACCACTCTTCCAGTTCCGAATACCAAATATATCGCCCTCTGCCGCACCTGTCACACCGAAGGCTCCGCGCACCATAACCATAGAACCTACGAACTTTAACATAAATTTGAGAGATCCCACGAAATGCGAGCATAAGGCGGTAACACCAGACCTCTGCGGTTTGCTGGCCCAGGATCTGAAATCGAGAGGCGGTCGAGCGCAACAGATGTTCGCTAAGAGACAAAAGCGTGTACAAAAGTATGTGCTTGACGATACCGGCAAAGGGAAGGCTCCCGAACCTGCCAGAGGCGAAGAAGAAACCGACAGTGCTGCACCTAAGGGAGGTATCAAAATAACTTTGAAGAGTATAGCCAAGTTAGAAGATAAACCTTCCGATCAGCGACCGCAGCTAGCCAAGCACAAAACACCATGGGAAGCTGCCATGGAGTCACCTCAAGGATCTGTGGATAAGGCTTTTGATCACATCGAAACTGGGCCAACGAAAGTCCAAGTCAATATACCGAAGCACATGATACCAAAAGTGCAGCCACCACCGCCAGCACCTAAACCCAAGCCATCATCGCCAGGAATGCCACAAGCTCCAGTTGCATCGCCTGCCATAACTCCGCATTCTGCAGCACCCAAATTTAGACCATCTTATAACGCAAGTCCCCATAGCAACGAGACTGTAAGTCCCTTCAAGATAACACCGCTCGCCGACGTCAAACCATTTGACCAAAATTACAATAGAAAGCCGCGTGGTTGGGCACCGGTCACCGCAGCAGGCGGAGATCGCTCCCAAGGTTCGCCTGCTCCATCCGATAGCTCCAGTCTGACAGATTCGTTACCATCGCTAGGGTTGCCAAGGCAGCCACGTACTTCTCCATCGCCGTTCATAGACTATAATCCTAAGCCGAGAGCATGGACGCCAGGGAGCACTGAAAATTCTACATCGTCTCACGAATATCATGCGGTCAAGCCAGTATTAAATGCTCCAAATCCAATCGCACCAGCGATGATGGAAAGCGAAGACCTGTAA
- the LOC139122510 gene encoding uncharacterized protein isoform X4 — translation MSDDFERGEPNNNKPGAVNGTPVPQGSSTSKTTTTTTTVIKSQDPGDERGTIEFDIKVPKFSPAPQTTVTTKPGVWTPPSLQQQQKPQPEVHKSAVTIKETVTTTHETPKSKAPVPQFVVSKTTSTAAKPGVWQPGGGSSTPKHQPVEVEFTISPGIGSLDSGLSQTPITPYSPITANDTQEEPPNDEIDAKKNPSILDDPSLILAGLAPGQKSDSAIETKKKAKDKIKMQRPYSFHGYSSEPDVDITVDDQKKICKQIADLLMFPINKQARGARMFAKRRKKAAKYTVEGFGQKPVDEYDTESMPDLYQPTTPGTPFNPMTPQAPPPPPLYDSDEDFDPSKPLFQFRIPNISPSAAPVTPKAPRTITIEPTNFNINLRDPTKCEHKAVTPDLCGLLAQDLKSRGGRAQQMFAKRQKRVQKYVLDDTGKGKAPEPARGEEETDSAAPKGGIKITLKSIAKLEDKPSDQRPQLAKHKTPWEAAMESPQGSVDKAFDHIETGPTKVQVNIPKHMIPKVQPPPPAPKPKPSSPGMPQAPVASPAITPHSAAPKFRPSYNASPHSNETVSPFKITPLADVKPFDQNYNRKPRGWAPVTAAGGDRSQGSPAPSDSSSLTDSLPSLGLPRQPRTSPSPFIDYNPKPRAWTPGSTENSTSSHEYHAVKPVLNAPNPIAPAMMESEDL, via the exons ATGTCTGATGATTTTGAAAG AGGAGAACCAAACAACAATAAACCAGGCGCAGTCAATGGTACGCCAGTTCCACAAGGATCATCAACATCgaaaacaacaacgacaacgaCAACCGTAATCAAGTCACAGGATCCAG GGGACGAAAGGGGTACGATAGAATTTGATATTAAAGTACCAAAATTCTCGCCAGCTCCTCAGACGACTGTAACAACCAAACCAGGCGTATGGACGCCACCATCACTCCAACAGCAACAGAAACCTCAACCGGAGGTACACAAGTCCGCCGTGACCATCAAAGAAACTGTCACCACAACACATGAGACGCCGAAAAGCAAGGCGCCAGTGCCCCAATTCGTCGTCTCGAAGACAACAAGCACCGCTGCTAAACCCGGTGTTTGGCAGCCGGGTGGGGGCAGCAGCACACCTAAGCATCAGCCAGTCGAAGTGGAGTTCACCATCTCGCCTGGAATTGGTTCTCTCGACAGCGGGCTCAGCCAGACGCCCATCACTCCATACTCTCCGATAACTGCAAACGACACACAGGAGGAACCGCCTAATGATGAGATCGACGCGAAGAAGAATCCAAGCATTCTTGATGATCCAAGCCTTATCCTTGCTGGTCTTGCACCAGGACAAAAGTCAGACTCAGCTATTGAAACCAAGAAGAAAGCAAAAGACAAAA TTAAAATGCAGAGACCGTACTCGTTCCACGGATACAGCAGCGAACCCGACGTCGACATCACGGTAGACGATCAGAAGAAGATATGCAAACAGATCGCGGACTTGCTGATGTTTCCGATAAACAAGCAGGCCAGGGGTGCGCGCATGTTCGCCAAGAGGAGGAAGAAGGCTGCCAAATATACAGTGGAAGGGTTCGGCCAGAAGCCAGTCGACGAATACGACACCGAGTCTATGCCAGATCTGTACCAACCAACCACTCCTGGTACACCGTTCAATCCTATGACGCCACAAGCGCCACCACCACCGCCACTGTATGACAGCGATGAAGATTTCGATCCCTCGAAACCACTCTTCCAGTTCCGAATACCAAATATATCGCCCTCTGCCGCACCTGTCACACCGAAGGCTCCGCGCACCATAACCATAGAACCTACGAACTTTAACATAAATTTGAGAGATCCCACGAAATGCGAGCATAAGGCGGTAACACCAGACCTCTGCGGTTTGCTGGCCCAGGATCTGAAATCGAGAGGCGGTCGAGCGCAACAGATGTTCGCTAAGAGACAAAAGCGTGTACAAAAGTATGTGCTTGACGATACCGGCAAAGGGAAGGCTCCCGAACCTGCCAGAGGCGAAGAAGAAACCGACAGTGCTGCACCTAAGGGAGGTATCAAAATAACTTTGAAGAGTATAGCCAAGTTAGAAGATAAACCTTCCGATCAGCGACCGCAGCTAGCCAAGCACAAAACACCATGGGAAGCTGCCATGGAGTCACCTCAAGGATCTGTGGATAAGGCTTTTGATCACATCGAAACTGGGCCAACGAAAGTCCAAGTCAATATACCGAAGCACATGATACCAAAAGTGCAGCCACCACCGCCAGCACCTAAACCCAAGCCATCATCGCCAGGAATGCCACAAGCTCCAGTTGCATCGCCTGCCATAACTCCGCATTCTGCAGCACCCAAATTTAGACCATCTTATAACGCAAGTCCCCATAGCAACGAGACTGTAAGTCCCTTCAAGATAACACCGCTCGCCGACGTCAAACCATTTGACCAAAATTACAATAGAAAGCCGCGTGGTTGGGCACCGGTCACCGCAGCAGGCGGAGATCGCTCCCAAGGTTCGCCTGCTCCATCCGATAGCTCCAGTCTGACAGATTCGTTACCATCGCTAGGGTTGCCAAGGCAGCCACGTACTTCTCCATCGCCGTTCATAGACTATAATCCTAAGCCGAGAGCATGGACGCCAGGGAGCACTGAAAATTCTACATCGTCTCACGAATATCATGCGGTCAAGCCAGTATTAAATGCTCCAAATCCAATCGCACCAGCGATGATGGAAAGCGAAGACCTGTAA
- the LOC139122510 gene encoding synaptopodin 2-like protein isoform X1 produces MVKGQVLRVHLTGGAPWGFRLQGGAGTDQPVTISRIRRRSKAHLAKLQEGDEITLINGRTCKDITRDQAMTYIDNATESLDLEIVRGEPNNNKPGAVNGTPVPQGSSTSKTTTTTTTVIKSQDPGVVTDSQRVRKRTEIQVKSVGGHTKKTVTETVTESRGDELSTQTKQETRTMTESDNIVINGDERGTIEFDIKVPKFSPAPQTTVTTKPGVWTPPSLQQQQKPQPEVHKSAVTIKETVTTTHETPKSKAPVPQFVVSKTTSTAAKPGVWQPGGGSSTPKHQPVEVEFTISPGIGSLDSGLSQTPITPYSPITANDTQEEPPNDEIDAKKNPSILDDPSLILAGLAPGQKSDSAIETKKKAKDKIKMQRPYSFHGYSSEPDVDITVDDQKKICKQIADLLMFPINKQARGARMFAKRRKKAAKYTVEGFGQKPVDEYDTESMPDLYQPTTPGTPFNPMTPQAPPPPPLYDSDEDFDPSKPLFQFRIPNISPSAAPVTPKAPRTITIEPTNFNINLRDPTKCEHKAVTPDLCGLLAQDLKSRGGRAQQMFAKRQKRVQKYVLDDTGKGKAPEPARGEEETDSAAPKGGIKITLKSIAKLEDKPSDQRPQLAKHKTPWEAAMESPQGSVDKAFDHIETGPTKVQVNIPKHMIPKVQPPPPAPKPKPSSPGMPQAPVASPAITPHSAAPKFRPSYNASPHSNETVSPFKITPLADVKPFDQNYNRKPRGWAPVTAAGGDRSQGSPAPSDSSSLTDSLPSLGLPRQPRTSPSPFIDYNPKPRAWTPGSTENSTSSHEYHAVKPVLNAPNPIAPAMMESEDL; encoded by the exons ATTCGTCGAAGAAGCAAGGCTCATCTGGCCAAACTACAGGAAGGTGATGAGATTACGCTAATCAATGGACGTACATGTAAGGACATAACGCGTGACCAAGCGATGACTTATATCGACAATGCTACTGAGAGCCTCGATTTGGAAATTGTCAG AGGAGAACCAAACAACAATAAACCAGGCGCAGTCAATGGTACGCCAGTTCCACAAGGATCATCAACATCgaaaacaacaacgacaacgaCAACCGTAATCAAGTCACAGGATCCAG GCGTGGTAACTGATTCCCAGCGTGTGAGGAAGAGAACCGAAATCCAAGTGAAATCTGTTGGTGGACACACCAAAAAGACAGTCACCGAAACGGTGACAGAGAGCCGTGGAGACGAGCTGTCCACGCAGACCAAACAGGAAACTCGAACAATGACCGAATCTGACAATATTGTGATCAATG GGGACGAAAGGGGTACGATAGAATTTGATATTAAAGTACCAAAATTCTCGCCAGCTCCTCAGACGACTGTAACAACCAAACCAGGCGTATGGACGCCACCATCACTCCAACAGCAACAGAAACCTCAACCGGAGGTACACAAGTCCGCCGTGACCATCAAAGAAACTGTCACCACAACACATGAGACGCCGAAAAGCAAGGCGCCAGTGCCCCAATTCGTCGTCTCGAAGACAACAAGCACCGCTGCTAAACCCGGTGTTTGGCAGCCGGGTGGGGGCAGCAGCACACCTAAGCATCAGCCAGTCGAAGTGGAGTTCACCATCTCGCCTGGAATTGGTTCTCTCGACAGCGGGCTCAGCCAGACGCCCATCACTCCATACTCTCCGATAACTGCAAACGACACACAGGAGGAACCGCCTAATGATGAGATCGACGCGAAGAAGAATCCAAGCATTCTTGATGATCCAAGCCTTATCCTTGCTGGTCTTGCACCAGGACAAAAGTCAGACTCAGCTATTGAAACCAAGAAGAAAGCAAAAGACAAAA TTAAAATGCAGAGACCGTACTCGTTCCACGGATACAGCAGCGAACCCGACGTCGACATCACGGTAGACGATCAGAAGAAGATATGCAAACAGATCGCGGACTTGCTGATGTTTCCGATAAACAAGCAGGCCAGGGGTGCGCGCATGTTCGCCAAGAGGAGGAAGAAGGCTGCCAAATATACAGTGGAAGGGTTCGGCCAGAAGCCAGTCGACGAATACGACACCGAGTCTATGCCAGATCTGTACCAACCAACCACTCCTGGTACACCGTTCAATCCTATGACGCCACAAGCGCCACCACCACCGCCACTGTATGACAGCGATGAAGATTTCGATCCCTCGAAACCACTCTTCCAGTTCCGAATACCAAATATATCGCCCTCTGCCGCACCTGTCACACCGAAGGCTCCGCGCACCATAACCATAGAACCTACGAACTTTAACATAAATTTGAGAGATCCCACGAAATGCGAGCATAAGGCGGTAACACCAGACCTCTGCGGTTTGCTGGCCCAGGATCTGAAATCGAGAGGCGGTCGAGCGCAACAGATGTTCGCTAAGAGACAAAAGCGTGTACAAAAGTATGTGCTTGACGATACCGGCAAAGGGAAGGCTCCCGAACCTGCCAGAGGCGAAGAAGAAACCGACAGTGCTGCACCTAAGGGAGGTATCAAAATAACTTTGAAGAGTATAGCCAAGTTAGAAGATAAACCTTCCGATCAGCGACCGCAGCTAGCCAAGCACAAAACACCATGGGAAGCTGCCATGGAGTCACCTCAAGGATCTGTGGATAAGGCTTTTGATCACATCGAAACTGGGCCAACGAAAGTCCAAGTCAATATACCGAAGCACATGATACCAAAAGTGCAGCCACCACCGCCAGCACCTAAACCCAAGCCATCATCGCCAGGAATGCCACAAGCTCCAGTTGCATCGCCTGCCATAACTCCGCATTCTGCAGCACCCAAATTTAGACCATCTTATAACGCAAGTCCCCATAGCAACGAGACTGTAAGTCCCTTCAAGATAACACCGCTCGCCGACGTCAAACCATTTGACCAAAATTACAATAGAAAGCCGCGTGGTTGGGCACCGGTCACCGCAGCAGGCGGAGATCGCTCCCAAGGTTCGCCTGCTCCATCCGATAGCTCCAGTCTGACAGATTCGTTACCATCGCTAGGGTTGCCAAGGCAGCCACGTACTTCTCCATCGCCGTTCATAGACTATAATCCTAAGCCGAGAGCATGGACGCCAGGGAGCACTGAAAATTCTACATCGTCTCACGAATATCATGCGGTCAAGCCAGTATTAAATGCTCCAAATCCAATCGCACCAGCGATGATGGAAAGCGAAGACCTGTAA